In a single window of the Candidatus Zymogenaceae bacterium genome:
- the leuB gene encoding 3-isopropylmalate dehydrogenase has protein sequence MTQRVHSVLLLPGDGVGVEVVRETVKVLERTADLFGFSLSFTRAPVGGEAIDQTGEPLPAETLQAARDADAVLLGAVGGPKWDDLSTDRRPEAALLGLRESLGLFANLRPAILFEELAHASTIREEVIRGIDIMVVRELNRGIYFGTPRGISGEAGRRVGINTLSYSEAEIERIARIAFQIARTRKGKVTSVDKANVLESMALWREVVVRIGGDYPDIELEHMYVDNCAMQLIRRPGEFDTILTTNLFGDILSDEAAMLTGSIGMLPSASLGGVMGDGVMFGMYEPVHGSAPDIAGTDVANPIATILSSAMMLEYSLGEEAAARAIERAVRDAVREGLRTADIATRGESIAGTSKMGDEIARRISNT, from the coding sequence ATGACACAGAGGGTACATTCTGTTCTGCTGCTCCCCGGAGACGGGGTGGGGGTTGAGGTAGTGCGGGAGACGGTGAAGGTCCTGGAGCGGACGGCGGATCTGTTCGGGTTCTCCCTCTCGTTTACCCGTGCCCCGGTGGGTGGGGAGGCGATAGACCAGACCGGAGAGCCGCTGCCCGCGGAAACCCTCCAGGCGGCGAGGGACGCCGATGCCGTGCTCTTGGGCGCCGTCGGCGGACCGAAATGGGACGACCTTTCCACGGACAGGCGTCCCGAGGCGGCGCTTTTGGGGTTGAGGGAGTCCCTGGGGTTGTTCGCCAACCTTCGGCCGGCGATCCTGTTTGAAGAGCTGGCCCACGCCTCCACCATCAGGGAGGAGGTCATCCGGGGTATCGATATCATGGTGGTCCGGGAGCTGAACCGGGGCATCTACTTCGGCACGCCCCGGGGCATCAGCGGGGAGGCCGGCCGGCGGGTGGGGATCAATACGCTGTCGTACTCCGAGGCGGAAATCGAGCGAATCGCCCGGATCGCCTTCCAGATCGCCCGAACGAGAAAGGGGAAAGTGACGTCTGTGGACAAGGCGAACGTTTTAGAGTCCATGGCGCTGTGGCGGGAGGTGGTCGTGCGGATCGGCGGCGATTATCCGGATATAGAGCTTGAGCACATGTATGTGGACAACTGCGCCATGCAGCTCATCAGAAGGCCGGGGGAGTTCGATACAATTTTGACAACGAACCTGTTCGGTGATATACTGAGCGATGAGGCGGCCATGCTCACCGGTTCCATCGGCATGCTCCCATCGGCAAGTCTGGGAGGGGTCATGGGCGACGGGGTGATGTTCGGGATGTATGAGCCGGTTCACGGCAGCGCCCCGGATATCGCCGGCACAGACGTCGCCAATCCGATCGCCACGATTTTATCGTCGGCGATGATGCTGGAATATTCGCTGGGTGAGGAGGCGGCCGCCCGGGCCATAGAGCGCGCGGTTCGAGATGCTGTGCGGGAGGGTTTGCGCACCGCGGATATCGCCACGAGGGGGGAATCGATAGCAGGCACGTCGAAGATGGGCGATGAAATCGCCCGACGGATATCGAACACGTAA
- a CDS encoding aspartate-semialdehyde dehydrogenase produces MTQKKNYSVAVAGATGAVGSEMIKILQERNFPTGKIKLLASKRSIGKRLSFRGEDVAVEELTKDSFDGVDIALFSAGGSRSLEFAPAAASAGAVVIDNSSAFRMEDDVPLVVPEVNPHAVADYTNRGIIANPNCSTIQMVVALKPLHDEVKIKRVVVSTYQAVSGTGAQAIMELEKQTRAIVEGKTAVSSVYPHQIAFNCLPHIDVFTEDGYTKEELKMVNETRKILEAPDIAVTATTVRVPVYYGHSESVNVEFHGALSPERAREILAKAPGVVVMDEPGKNLYPLAINAAGKDDTYVGRIRKDFSIENGLNLWVVSDNLRKGAALNAVQIAELLIDGYI; encoded by the coding sequence ATGACTCAGAAAAAGAACTACTCTGTGGCGGTTGCGGGCGCAACGGGTGCCGTGGGAAGCGAGATGATCAAAATCCTCCAGGAGCGGAACTTCCCGACAGGCAAGATCAAACTCCTTGCATCAAAAAGGTCCATCGGAAAGCGTCTTTCCTTTCGGGGTGAGGATGTGGCGGTAGAGGAGCTGACGAAGGATTCCTTCGACGGTGTTGATATCGCCCTCTTTTCCGCCGGTGGAAGCCGCAGCCTGGAATTCGCTCCGGCGGCGGCGTCGGCCGGTGCCGTGGTGATTGACAATTCGAGCGCCTTTCGAATGGAGGACGACGTCCCCCTGGTGGTGCCCGAGGTGAATCCGCATGCCGTGGCCGACTATACCAACCGCGGGATCATCGCGAATCCGAACTGTTCGACCATTCAGATGGTTGTGGCTTTAAAACCCCTGCATGACGAGGTGAAGATCAAACGGGTCGTCGTTTCCACCTACCAGGCAGTGTCCGGTACGGGCGCTCAGGCCATTATGGAGCTTGAGAAACAGACCCGGGCGATTGTAGAAGGGAAGACCGCGGTTTCGAGTGTATATCCGCACCAGATCGCCTTCAACTGCCTTCCTCACATCGACGTGTTCACGGAAGACGGATATACCAAGGAAGAGCTGAAGATGGTCAACGAGACCAGGAAGATCCTTGAGGCCCCCGACATCGCGGTGACCGCCACTACCGTTCGGGTGCCTGTCTACTACGGTCACAGCGAGTCGGTGAATGTGGAATTTCACGGCGCTCTTTCACCTGAGCGCGCCCGAGAGATCCTGGCAAAGGCGCCCGGCGTTGTGGTGATGGACGAGCCGGGGAAAAACCTGTATCCCTTGGCGATCAATGCCGCGGGAAAGGACGATACCTACGTGGGCCGCATTCGCAAGGATTTTTCCATCGAGAACGGATTGAATCTCTGGGTCGTCTCGGACAATCTCAGAAAGGGGGCGGCGCTCAACGCAGTCCAAATCGCCGAGCTTCTCATTGATGGATACATCTAA
- a CDS encoding energy-coupling factor transporter transmembrane protein EcfT, with protein sequence MPAESVIHRLDPRLKFIVLVVLMVVVFFIEQPLKFVLLGLCVFLIIRLSKIPLAYTLKGIAPFIWLFLFASIAHFFFTPGESIAPFPIWKINVTREGVANGVLVTARIFFIILLSSLLTLTTTPLELTTALKRGLSPLERWKVPVGDFAMMMMLTLRFVPILLMEARRVINAQKSRGIDFEAGGLVTRARKLVPIFIPLFHLSFKRADELAIAMTCRGYMTGISRTMYRELRFKKVDFYAAIVSLLVMPFFFI encoded by the coding sequence ATGCCCGCAGAATCCGTCATCCACAGACTGGATCCACGACTGAAATTTATTGTGCTCGTCGTTTTGATGGTGGTTGTTTTTTTCATAGAACAGCCCCTGAAGTTTGTCCTCCTCGGCCTCTGTGTGTTTTTGATAATCAGGCTTTCGAAGATTCCCCTTGCCTACACGCTCAAGGGAATTGCGCCGTTTATATGGCTGTTTCTGTTCGCATCGATCGCTCATTTCTTTTTTACCCCCGGTGAATCCATCGCCCCGTTTCCCATCTGGAAGATCAACGTTACCCGTGAGGGGGTCGCAAACGGCGTTTTGGTGACGGCTCGGATATTTTTCATTATACTCCTGTCGTCCCTGTTGACCCTCACGACAACCCCCCTGGAGCTGACCACAGCCCTGAAGCGGGGCCTGTCTCCCCTTGAGCGATGGAAGGTGCCGGTGGGGGATTTCGCCATGATGATGATGCTGACCCTCAGGTTCGTGCCCATCCTGCTCATGGAGGCCAGGCGCGTTATCAACGCCCAGAAATCCCGGGGCATCGATTTCGAAGCCGGCGGCCTTGTAACGCGGGCCAGAAAGCTGGTGCCCATCTTCATTCCCCTGTTTCATCTCTCCTTCAAGCGGGCCGATGAGCTTGCAATCGCCATGACATGCCGCGGATACATGACCGGCATTTCCCGGACAATGTATCGGGAGCTCCGCTTCAAAAAGGTCGATTTCTATGCCGCGATCGTGTCCCTCCTTGTGATGCCGTTCTTTTTTATCTGA